Proteins encoded in a region of the Pseudomonas putida genome:
- the phrB gene encoding deoxyribodipyrimidine photo-lyase yields MHLTWLRSDLRIDDNTALSAATERGPTIALWLVSPGQWQAHDDAACKVDFWLRNLRALRQSLEGLNIPLLIRKIDTWDQAPQAVLDVCRQHQVQSVHWNEEYGINEQQRDDATRALLEKSSIQACSHLDQLLFRPGTILTRSGDYFQVFSQFKKTCLEHLHRSLPALARRVERQAPLQIQSDPIPQHVDGFETPTRALREHWPAGEAEAQARLSRFLDETIDDYQQLRDLPAKPGTSQLSTYLAAGVISPRQCLHGALASNRGEFDSGSTGVQTWINELLWREFYKHILNGYPQVSRHRAFRAHTEALPWRDAPADLEAWKQGRTGFPIIDAAMRQLLHTGWMHNRLRMVVAMFLSKNLLIDWRKGERHFMRHLIDGDLAANNGGWQWSASTGTDAVPYFRIFNPVSQSQRFDPQGRFIRHWLPELRDMDEKTIHEPMKSDDLFANNSYHRPMVNLGSSRQRALEAFKGLPRRQD; encoded by the coding sequence ATGCACCTGACCTGGCTGCGCAGCGACCTGCGCATCGATGACAACACTGCACTCAGCGCCGCCACCGAGCGCGGGCCGACCATCGCCCTGTGGCTGGTCAGCCCAGGGCAATGGCAAGCCCATGACGACGCCGCCTGCAAGGTCGACTTCTGGCTGCGCAACTTGCGCGCCCTGCGCCAATCGCTCGAAGGCCTGAATATCCCCCTGCTGATCCGCAAGATCGACACCTGGGACCAGGCCCCCCAGGCGGTGCTCGATGTATGCCGCCAACACCAGGTGCAAAGCGTGCACTGGAACGAAGAGTACGGCATCAACGAACAGCAACGCGACGATGCGACCCGCGCGCTGCTGGAGAAGTCGTCCATCCAGGCCTGCAGCCACCTCGACCAGCTGTTGTTCCGCCCTGGCACCATCCTTACCCGCAGCGGCGACTACTTCCAGGTCTTCAGCCAGTTCAAGAAGACCTGCCTGGAACACCTGCACCGCAGCCTGCCTGCCCTGGCCCGCCGGGTGGAGCGTCAGGCACCGCTGCAAATCCAAAGTGACCCGATTCCACAACACGTAGACGGTTTTGAAACCCCCACGCGCGCCTTGCGTGAGCATTGGCCGGCGGGTGAGGCCGAAGCGCAGGCGCGCCTGTCCCGCTTTCTGGACGAAACCATCGACGACTACCAACAATTGCGTGACCTGCCTGCCAAGCCCGGCACCAGCCAACTCTCCACCTACCTGGCCGCTGGCGTGATCTCGCCGCGCCAATGCCTGCACGGCGCACTGGCCAGCAACCGGGGCGAGTTCGACAGCGGCAGTACGGGCGTGCAGACCTGGATCAACGAGCTGCTCTGGCGCGAGTTCTACAAGCACATCCTGAACGGTTACCCACAGGTCTCGCGCCACCGCGCCTTTCGCGCCCATACCGAAGCCCTGCCCTGGCGTGACGCCCCGGCGGACCTGGAAGCCTGGAAACAGGGCCGCACCGGGTTCCCGATCATCGATGCGGCCATGCGCCAACTGCTGCACACCGGATGGATGCACAACCGCCTGCGCATGGTCGTGGCCATGTTCCTCAGCAAGAACCTGCTGATCGACTGGCGCAAGGGCGAGCGACACTTCATGCGCCACCTGATAGACGGCGACCTGGCCGCCAACAACGGCGGCTGGCAGTGGAGCGCGTCCACCGGCACCGACGCTGTGCCTTATTTCCGCATTTTCAACCCAGTTTCTCAGTCTCAGCGTTTCGACCCACAGGGGCGCTTCATCCGGCACTGGCTGCCCGAATTACGCGACATGGATGAGAAAACTATCCATGAGCCGATGAAATCTGATGATCTTTTTGCTAATAATTCGTATCACCGTCCAATGGTCAATCTCGGCAGCAGTCGCCAGCGTGCACTGGAAGCCTTCAAAGGCCTACCACGTCGGCAGGATTAG
- a CDS encoding MerR family transcriptional regulator — protein MQSETLLPIGELARRTGVNPVTLRAWERRYGLLKPQRTAKGHRLYPLEQLERVEAILGWLQRGASVGQVRELLDKPSSTPPKGDWQARQFQLTEAIANLSQRTLDQRLNQAMALYPAVTLCEQLLLPLLDLLDLRWRNYFNARLEQVFFHSWLRSKLGARIYHDNQLLQGPAVLLVEDCERAFSPGLWLCAWLFTSNGVPVEVFEHPVAGPQLHHAVNALKPRAVLLHLGPRIDDKALLRTLQGMPGITLLGGATLPLHEARLQACALPDVFLFDTPQAALRLLQAHDRQPVEMNTPCT, from the coding sequence ATGCAGTCTGAAACCTTGCTGCCCATCGGTGAACTGGCCCGCCGTACCGGCGTCAATCCGGTCACCTTGCGCGCCTGGGAACGCCGGTATGGCCTGCTCAAACCCCAGCGCACCGCCAAGGGGCATCGCCTGTACCCCTTGGAACAGCTCGAGCGGGTCGAGGCGATCCTTGGCTGGTTGCAGCGAGGCGCATCGGTCGGTCAAGTACGCGAGCTGCTCGACAAACCCTCCAGCACGCCACCCAAAGGCGACTGGCAGGCCAGGCAGTTCCAATTGACCGAGGCCATCGCCAACCTGTCGCAGCGCACGCTGGACCAACGGCTCAACCAGGCCATGGCCCTGTACCCGGCCGTCACCCTGTGCGAGCAATTGCTGCTGCCACTGCTCGATCTGCTCGACCTGCGGTGGCGCAACTACTTCAATGCGCGGCTTGAGCAAGTGTTTTTCCACAGTTGGCTGCGCAGCAAGCTCGGCGCCCGCATTTACCACGACAACCAATTGCTGCAAGGCCCCGCCGTATTGCTGGTGGAGGACTGCGAGCGGGCCTTCAGCCCAGGCCTGTGGTTGTGCGCCTGGCTGTTCACCAGCAACGGCGTGCCGGTCGAAGTGTTCGAGCACCCAGTCGCCGGCCCGCAACTGCACCACGCGGTCAATGCGCTCAAACCACGGGCCGTGCTGCTGCATCTGGGCCCACGCATCGATGACAAGGCGCTGCTACGCACCCTGCAAGGCATGCCCGGTATCACGCTGCTGGGCGGCGCTACGCTGCCCCTGCACGAAGCCCGCTTGCAGGCTTGCGCGCTGCCCGATGTTTTTCTGTTCGATACCCCGCAGGCGGCATTGCGCTTGCTTCAAGCCCATGACCGTCAGCCTGTAGAGATGAATACCCCATGCACCTGA
- a CDS encoding NAD(P)/FAD-dependent oxidoreductase — protein sequence MTVPIAIIGAGIAGLSAAQALQKAGQSVHLFDKGHGSGGRMASKRSEAGALDLGAQYFTARDRRFVDQVQQWVAAGWAEQWKPQLYNYRDGELTPSPDEQTRWVGVPRMSAITRGLLKDVTVNFGCRIAEVFRGKQYWHLQDTEGCSHGPYSRVVIAVPAPQATPLLAATPKLAAVAAGVQMEPTWAVALAFQSPLDTPMQGCFVQDNPLDWLARNRSKPGRDEHLDTWVLHATSDWSRQHIDLSKEEVIEQLWGEFAELVGCVVPAPTFALAHRWLYARPSSNHEWGALADADQGLYACGDWCLSGRVEGAWLSGQEAARRLLEHLE from the coding sequence ATGACAGTACCTATCGCCATCATCGGGGCCGGTATCGCCGGTTTGTCAGCCGCCCAGGCCTTGCAGAAGGCCGGACAATCCGTGCATTTGTTCGACAAAGGCCACGGCAGTGGCGGGCGCATGGCCAGCAAGCGCAGCGAGGCTGGCGCACTCGACCTCGGCGCCCAGTACTTCACCGCCCGTGACCGGCGCTTTGTCGATCAGGTGCAACAATGGGTTGCCGCTGGCTGGGCCGAGCAGTGGAAGCCGCAGCTGTACAACTACCGTGATGGCGAACTCACCCCCTCCCCCGACGAGCAGACGCGCTGGGTAGGCGTGCCACGCATGAGTGCGATCACCCGTGGCCTGCTCAAGGACGTGACGGTCAACTTCGGCTGCCGTATAGCGGAAGTGTTTCGCGGCAAGCAGTATTGGCACCTGCAGGATACCGAAGGCTGCAGCCATGGCCCCTACAGCCGCGTGGTAATCGCCGTACCGGCCCCGCAGGCCACACCACTGCTGGCGGCAACCCCCAAATTGGCCGCCGTGGCCGCCGGTGTACAGATGGAACCGACCTGGGCCGTCGCCCTGGCCTTCCAGTCACCGTTGGATACCCCGATGCAAGGCTGCTTCGTGCAGGACAACCCACTCGACTGGCTGGCCCGCAATCGCAGCAAACCCGGCCGCGACGAGCACCTGGATACCTGGGTACTGCACGCCACCTCGGACTGGAGCCGGCAGCACATCGACCTGTCCAAGGAAGAAGTGATCGAACAGCTGTGGGGCGAATTCGCCGAACTGGTCGGCTGCGTGGTACCGGCGCCCACCTTCGCTCTGGCGCACCGCTGGCTCTACGCCCGCCCCAGCAGCAACCATGAATGGGGCGCATTGGCCGATGCCGATCAGGGCTTGTACGCCTGCGGTGACTGGTGCCTTTCCGGGCGTGTCGAAGGCGCGTGGCTCAGTGGCCAGGAAGCCGCGCGACGTTTGCTCGAACACCTTGAGTGA
- a CDS encoding TIGR01777 family oxidoreductase, translated as MHILLTGGTGLIGKHLCQYWLGQGHRLTVWSRRPEQVAKICGSGVRGIARLEQLEADDHLDAVVNLAGAPIADRPWTAARRNVLWASRVTLTEQLLAWLGSREQRPQVLISGSAVGWYGDGGERELTEASPPVREDFASQLCIAWEETAQRSQAQGIRVVLVRTGLVLASDGGFLSRLRVPFKLGLGGPLGGGRQWMPWVHIDDQVALIDFLLQHKDASGPYNACAPEPVRNREFARRLGRALHRPALLPVPALLLKAGLGEMSTLLLGGQRARPVRLLAAGFTFRFNDLQSALDNLSSRL; from the coding sequence ATGCATATATTGCTGACAGGTGGCACCGGTTTGATTGGCAAGCATCTGTGCCAGTACTGGCTTGGCCAGGGGCATCGGCTCACGGTATGGAGCCGGCGTCCTGAGCAGGTGGCGAAAATTTGCGGTAGTGGCGTGCGTGGCATCGCCCGCCTGGAGCAACTGGAAGCAGACGATCATCTTGATGCGGTGGTCAACCTTGCCGGTGCGCCAATCGCGGATAGGCCCTGGACGGCGGCCCGGCGCAACGTGCTGTGGGCCAGCCGCGTCACCCTCACCGAGCAGCTGCTGGCGTGGCTGGGCTCCCGTGAACAGCGCCCGCAAGTGCTGATTTCCGGCTCTGCGGTAGGCTGGTACGGTGACGGCGGCGAACGCGAGCTGACCGAGGCCTCACCACCGGTGCGGGAAGACTTCGCCAGCCAGTTGTGTATTGCCTGGGAAGAGACGGCACAGCGTTCTCAAGCGCAAGGAATCCGCGTGGTATTGGTGCGCACCGGGTTGGTGCTGGCCAGCGATGGCGGCTTTTTGTCGCGCCTGCGCGTGCCCTTCAAACTGGGGCTGGGTGGGCCTTTGGGCGGTGGGCGGCAGTGGATGCCCTGGGTGCATATAGACGACCAGGTCGCCCTGATTGATTTTCTCTTGCAGCACAAGGATGCCAGCGGTCCTTATAATGCCTGCGCCCCAGAGCCGGTGCGCAACCGTGAGTTCGCCAGGCGGCTGGGCCGTGCGCTGCATAGGCCGGCGCTGCTGCCTGTACCGGCGCTGCTGCTCAAGGCCGGCCTTGGCGAAATGTCGACCTTGCTGCTGGGCGGCCAGCGCGCGCGCCCGGTGCGCTTGCTGGCGGCGGGCTTCACCTTCCGCTTCAACGATCTGCAATCGGCGCTGGACAACCTGTCCAGCCGCCTCTGA
- the hemH gene encoding ferrochelatase — translation MTDHALLLVNLGSPASTSVADVRRYLNQFLMDPYVIDLPWPVRRLLVSLILVKRPEQSAHAYGSIWWEEGSPLVVLTRRLQAAMVEHWPHGPVEIAMRYGLPALPEVLERLAAQGVRKVTLAPLYPQFADSTVTTVVELAKQTVSERGLPLQMRVLRPFYDHPDYIEALAASARPYLEQDYDHLLLSFHGLPERHLKKLDPTGNHDFQAADCCKDASAEMRAVCYRGQCLATAKAFAQKMGIPDGKWSVSFQSRLGRAKWIEPYTEARLDELGKAGVKKLLVMCPAFVADCIETLEEIGMRGSEQFVEAGGRELVLVPCLNDHPEWVRVLADMCEKA, via the coding sequence ATGACCGATCACGCCCTGCTGCTGGTCAACCTGGGTTCCCCGGCCTCCACCTCGGTGGCCGATGTGCGCCGCTACCTCAACCAGTTCCTGATGGACCCCTATGTGATCGACCTGCCTTGGCCGGTGCGGCGCTTGCTGGTGTCACTGATCCTGGTCAAGCGCCCGGAGCAGTCGGCACATGCCTATGGTTCGATCTGGTGGGAGGAGGGCTCGCCACTGGTGGTGCTGACCCGTCGCCTGCAGGCGGCAATGGTCGAACACTGGCCCCATGGCCCGGTGGAAATCGCCATGCGCTATGGCCTGCCGGCTTTGCCCGAAGTGTTGGAGCGCCTGGCCGCCCAAGGCGTGCGCAAGGTGACGTTGGCACCGCTTTATCCACAGTTCGCCGACAGTACGGTGACCACGGTGGTCGAGCTGGCGAAACAGACGGTCAGTGAGCGCGGGTTGCCGTTGCAGATGCGCGTGCTGCGGCCGTTCTACGATCACCCTGACTACATCGAGGCACTGGCTGCCAGCGCCCGGCCGTACCTGGAGCAGGATTACGACCACCTGCTGCTGAGCTTCCACGGTTTGCCGGAGCGGCACCTGAAGAAGCTGGACCCGACCGGTAATCACGACTTCCAGGCAGCTGACTGCTGCAAGGATGCCAGCGCCGAGATGCGCGCTGTGTGCTACCGCGGGCAATGCCTGGCTACAGCCAAGGCCTTTGCTCAGAAAATGGGCATACCCGATGGTAAGTGGTCGGTGTCGTTCCAGTCGCGGTTGGGGCGGGCCAAGTGGATCGAACCCTATACCGAGGCGCGGTTGGACGAGCTGGGCAAGGCGGGCGTGAAGAAGCTGCTGGTGATGTGCCCGGCGTTCGTCGCCGATTGCATCGAAACGCTGGAAGAAATCGGCATGCGGGGCAGCGAGCAGTTTGTAGAGGCGGGTGGGCGAGAGCTGGTGCTGGTGCCGTGCCTGAATGATCACCCGGAATGGGTGAGGGTGTTGGCGGATATGTGTGAAAAGGCCTGA
- a CDS encoding uracil-xanthine permease family protein — MQDGFNDPLWRQVVSGAQMLFVAFGALVLMPLITGLDPNVALFTAGIGTLLFQLVTGRQVPVFLASSFAFITPIILAKGQFGLAETMGGVMAAGFVYTFMGLMVKIKGTGFIDRMLPPVVIGPVIISIGLAMAPIAANMAMGKGGDGAALMPYKTAMLISMPALLTTLVVAVFGKGIFRLVPIISGVLVGFALSFAFGVVDTAKIAAAPWLEIPNFTAPAFNWQAILFIVPVALAPAIEHIGGVIAVGSVTGRDYLKKPGLHRTLLGDGLATTAAGLFGGPPNTTYAEVTGAVMLTKNYNPKIMTWAAIFAITLAFIGKFGALLQSIPVPVMGGILCLLFGSIAAVGMNTMIRHKIDLAEARNLVIVSVTLVFGIGGVLIGSGDGPDDWGLKGIALCAIVAIALNLILPGNDGWKHKKLDDQLP; from the coding sequence ATGCAGGACGGCTTCAACGACCCGCTGTGGCGCCAGGTCGTTTCGGGCGCGCAGATGCTCTTCGTGGCATTCGGCGCGCTGGTGCTGATGCCCCTGATCACCGGCCTCGACCCGAACGTCGCGCTGTTCACCGCCGGCATCGGCACGCTGCTGTTCCAGCTGGTCACCGGCCGCCAGGTGCCGGTGTTCCTGGCCTCGAGCTTTGCCTTCATCACCCCGATCATCCTCGCCAAGGGCCAGTTCGGCCTGGCCGAGACCATGGGCGGCGTGATGGCTGCAGGCTTCGTGTACACCTTCATGGGCCTGATGGTAAAAATCAAAGGCACCGGCTTCATCGACCGCATGCTGCCACCGGTGGTGATCGGCCCGGTGATCATCTCCATCGGCCTGGCCATGGCGCCAATCGCCGCCAATATGGCGATGGGCAAGGGTGGCGACGGCGCGGCACTGATGCCGTACAAGACCGCCATGCTGATCTCCATGCCAGCCCTGCTGACAACCCTGGTCGTCGCCGTGTTCGGCAAAGGCATTTTCCGCCTGGTACCGATCATTTCCGGCGTACTGGTGGGCTTTGCCCTGTCATTCGCCTTTGGCGTGGTCGACACCGCCAAGATCGCCGCTGCACCGTGGCTGGAAATTCCCAATTTCACCGCACCTGCGTTCAACTGGCAGGCCATTCTGTTCATCGTACCGGTTGCCTTGGCGCCAGCGATCGAGCATATCGGCGGGGTGATCGCGGTCGGCAGCGTGACTGGCCGTGACTACCTGAAAAAACCCGGCCTGCACCGCACCCTGCTGGGTGATGGCCTGGCTACCACTGCAGCCGGCCTGTTCGGCGGCCCGCCCAACACCACCTACGCCGAAGTGACCGGCGCGGTGATGCTGACCAAGAACTACAATCCGAAGATCATGACCTGGGCGGCGATTTTCGCCATCACACTGGCATTCATCGGCAAGTTCGGCGCGCTGCTGCAGAGCATTCCGGTACCGGTGATGGGCGGTATCCTGTGCCTGCTGTTCGGCTCGATTGCGGCAGTGGGCATGAACACCATGATCCGCCACAAGATCGACCTGGCCGAAGCACGCAACCTGGTGATCGTGTCGGTGACCCTGGTGTTCGGCATCGGCGGCGTGCTGATCGGCAGTGGTGACGGCCCGGATGACTGGGGCCTGAAGGGCATCGCCCTGTGCGCCATCGTGGCTATTGCCCTGAATCTGATCCTGCCGGGCAACGATGGCTGGAAGCACAAGAAGCTGGATGACCAGTTGCCTTAA
- the upp gene encoding uracil phosphoribosyltransferase — translation MPTREIRHPLIRHKLGLMRRADISTKNFRELAQEVGALLTYEATQDLPLETYEIDGWCGKVSVEKIAGKKITVVPILRAGIGMLDGVLSLIPGAKVSAVGVARNEETLEAHTYLEKLAPDINQRLALIIDPMLATGGSMVATIDLLKKAGCKEIRAMVLVAAPEGIEVVEKAHPDVKIYTASIDQRLNEHGYIVPGLGDAGDKIFGTKQKDA, via the coding sequence ATGCCCACTCGTGAGATCCGCCATCCGCTGATCCGCCACAAGCTCGGCCTGATGCGCCGTGCCGATATCAGCACCAAGAATTTTCGCGAACTCGCCCAGGAAGTCGGCGCGCTCCTGACGTATGAAGCCACCCAGGACCTGCCCCTCGAAACCTACGAGATCGATGGCTGGTGTGGCAAGGTCTCGGTTGAAAAAATCGCCGGCAAGAAGATTACTGTAGTACCGATCCTGCGCGCCGGCATCGGCATGCTCGACGGCGTGCTCAGCCTGATCCCTGGGGCGAAGGTCAGCGCCGTCGGTGTTGCCCGTAACGAAGAAACCCTCGAAGCCCACACCTACCTGGAAAAGCTCGCGCCGGACATCAACCAGCGCCTGGCCCTGATCATCGACCCGATGCTGGCCACCGGCGGCTCGATGGTCGCCACCATCGACCTGCTTAAAAAGGCCGGCTGCAAAGAGATCCGCGCCATGGTGCTGGTCGCCGCGCCAGAAGGCATCGAAGTGGTGGAAAAAGCCCACCCGGACGTGAAGATCTACACCGCCTCGATCGACCAGCGCCTGAACGAACACGGCTACATCGTGCCGGGCCTGGGCGATGCCGGTGACAAGATCTTCGGCACCAAGCAAAAGGACGCCTGA
- a CDS encoding hypoxanthine-guanine phosphoribosyltransferase: MSADLEHIRQVMREADCLYTEAEVEAAIANVGEQICKDLHDKNPVVFCVMNGGLIFSGKLLTHLQFPLEASYLHATRYRNQTSGGELFWKAKPEVSFIDRDVLIVDDILDEGHTLSAIIEFCKHAGARSVYTAVLIDKDHDRKASPDLKANYVGLPCVDRYIFGYGMDYKGYWRNANGIFAVKGL; the protein is encoded by the coding sequence ATGTCCGCCGATCTCGAGCATATCCGTCAAGTCATGCGTGAAGCTGACTGCCTGTACACCGAAGCCGAAGTCGAAGCGGCCATCGCCAATGTCGGCGAGCAAATCTGCAAGGACCTGCACGACAAGAACCCCGTGGTGTTCTGCGTGATGAACGGCGGCCTGATCTTCTCCGGCAAACTGCTGACCCACCTGCAGTTCCCGCTGGAAGCCTCGTACCTGCATGCCACTCGTTACCGCAACCAGACCAGCGGCGGTGAGCTGTTCTGGAAGGCCAAGCCGGAAGTCTCTTTCATCGATCGCGACGTACTGATCGTCGACGACATCCTCGACGAGGGCCACACCCTCAGCGCCATCATCGAGTTCTGCAAGCATGCCGGCGCGCGCTCGGTGTACACCGCAGTGCTGATCGACAAGGATCACGACCGCAAGGCCAGCCCGGACCTCAAAGCCAACTACGTAGGCCTGCCTTGTGTCGATCGCTACATCTTCGGCTATGGCATGGACTACAAAGGTTACTGGCGCAACGCTAACGGCATCTTCGCCGTAAAGGGGCTGTGA
- a CDS encoding WbuC family cupin fold metalloprotein, with amino-acid sequence MRQPAFIDQSLFAGLAEKAAANPRGRQHHNFHEMEDPCHRMAVGLQPSTYIPPHRHLSDDKAETLLVLKGRFGLLIFDEQGAVTDKRVLQAGGDCLGVDLAPGTYHGLVVLEPDSILFECKAGPYRPVGEGEHAHWAPREGEDGVAQYQAWMLAQFD; translated from the coding sequence ATGCGCCAGCCTGCGTTCATCGACCAATCGCTGTTCGCCGGGCTGGCCGAAAAGGCTGCTGCCAACCCGCGTGGGCGGCAGCACCACAACTTCCATGAAATGGAAGATCCTTGCCACCGCATGGCGGTCGGGCTGCAGCCGAGCACCTACATTCCACCGCACCGCCACCTGAGCGACGACAAGGCGGAGACCTTGCTCGTGCTCAAGGGGCGCTTCGGCCTGTTGATCTTCGACGAGCAGGGCGCCGTGACCGACAAGCGGGTGCTGCAAGCGGGTGGCGACTGTCTGGGTGTGGACCTGGCGCCCGGTACCTACCATGGGTTGGTGGTGCTGGAGCCGGACAGCATCCTGTTCGAATGCAAGGCCGGCCCATACCGGCCGGTGGGCGAAGGTGAACATGCACACTGGGCGCCACGTGAAGGCGAAGACGGCGTCGCCCAATACCAGGCCTGGATGCTTGCGCAGTTCGATTGA
- a CDS encoding PA4642 family protein codes for MRKDKKQVIGDEISDDYIKSFLQFEPADGVTSPSAHKLVKAYRGLRVDDFERFVGFFVEAGLDLDGKDEHGKTFVEQIADQRNAPEYIEIIDNARG; via the coding sequence ATGCGTAAAGACAAGAAACAGGTAATCGGTGACGAAATCAGCGACGACTACATCAAGTCGTTCCTTCAGTTCGAGCCGGCCGATGGTGTGACCTCGCCGTCGGCGCACAAGCTGGTCAAAGCCTACCGTGGCCTGCGCGTCGACGATTTCGAGCGATTTGTCGGTTTCTTCGTCGAAGCAGGCCTGGACTTGGATGGCAAGGACGAGCACGGCAAAACCTTCGTCGAGCAGATTGCCGACCAGCGCAATGCACCTGAGTACATCGAGATTATCGACAACGCCCGCGGCTGA
- the mqo gene encoding malate dehydrogenase (quinone), whose amino-acid sequence MAQNESVDVVLVGAGIMSATLAVLLKELDPTLKLEVVEAMDSGAAESSNPWNNAGTGHAGLCELNYTPQAADGSIDIKKAVHINTQFEVSRQFWAYLSKKGNFGSARAFINPVPHLSYVEGDKGVSFLKKRFELLKQHHAFHEMEYTEDKAVMNDWMPLMMPGRPADQHIAATRVAKGTDVNFGALTNKLLKLLGDSPDAQVKYSKKVVGLRRNGSGWTVSIKDVNSGGSREVDARFVFLGAGGAALPLLQLSGIPESKGFGGFPVSGQWLRCDNPEIVKQHQAKVYSQAAVGAPPMSVPHLDTRVVDGKTSLLFGPYAGFTTKFLKHGSLMDLPLSVRMGNIGPMLAVARDNMDLTKYLVSEVMQSMEQRLEALRRFYPQAKAEDWRLEVAGQRVQIIKKDPKKGGVLQFGTELVSAQDGSLAALLGASPGASVTVSIMLELIERCFPEQAKGAWAAKLKEIFPAREKTLATDAALYHKISADNDVALELVESSPAAKHYA is encoded by the coding sequence ATGGCGCAGAACGAATCGGTTGATGTGGTACTGGTAGGCGCGGGCATCATGAGTGCCACCCTGGCCGTACTGCTCAAGGAGCTTGACCCGACCCTGAAGCTTGAGGTCGTCGAGGCGATGGACTCCGGAGCCGCGGAAAGCTCCAACCCCTGGAACAACGCAGGCACCGGCCACGCCGGCCTGTGCGAGCTGAACTACACGCCGCAGGCCGCCGATGGCAGCATCGACATCAAGAAGGCCGTGCACATCAACACCCAGTTCGAGGTTTCGCGCCAGTTCTGGGCCTACCTGAGCAAGAAGGGCAACTTCGGCTCGGCGCGTGCTTTCATCAACCCTGTCCCACACCTGAGCTACGTCGAGGGTGACAAGGGTGTTTCCTTCCTCAAGAAGCGCTTCGAGCTGCTCAAGCAGCACCACGCCTTCCATGAGATGGAATACACCGAAGACAAGGCCGTGATGAACGACTGGATGCCGCTGATGATGCCTGGCCGCCCGGCCGACCAGCACATCGCCGCTACCCGCGTGGCCAAAGGCACCGACGTGAACTTCGGGGCACTGACCAACAAGCTGCTCAAACTGCTGGGTGACTCGCCGGACGCGCAGGTCAAATACAGCAAGAAGGTTGTCGGCCTGCGCCGTAATGGCAGCGGCTGGACCGTGAGCATCAAGGACGTCAACAGCGGCGGCAGCCGTGAAGTCGACGCCCGCTTCGTCTTCCTCGGTGCTGGCGGCGCGGCCCTGCCGCTGCTGCAATTGTCCGGCATCCCGGAAAGCAAAGGCTTCGGCGGCTTCCCGGTCAGCGGCCAGTGGCTGCGCTGCGACAACCCGGAAATCGTCAAGCAGCACCAGGCCAAAGTGTACAGCCAGGCCGCCGTAGGTGCCCCGCCGATGTCAGTTCCGCACTTGGACACCCGCGTAGTGGACGGCAAGACTTCGCTGCTGTTCGGCCCCTATGCCGGCTTCACCACCAAGTTCCTCAAGCACGGTTCGCTGATGGACCTGCCGCTCTCGGTGCGCATGGGCAACATCGGCCCGATGCTGGCCGTGGCCCGCGACAACATGGACCTGACCAAGTACCTGGTCAGCGAAGTGATGCAGTCGATGGAGCAGCGCCTGGAAGCCCTGCGTCGCTTCTATCCACAGGCCAAGGCCGAAGACTGGCGCCTGGAAGTGGCTGGCCAGCGCGTGCAGATCATCAAGAAAGACCCGAAAAAAGGCGGCGTGCTGCAGTTTGGTACCGAGCTGGTCTCGGCCCAGGACGGCAGCCTGGCCGCGCTGCTCGGCGCATCGCCGGGTGCCTCGGTGACCGTGTCGATCATGCTGGAACTGATCGAGCGCTGCTTCCCCGAGCAGGCCAAGGGTGCCTGGGCTGCCAAGCTCAAAGAAATCTTCCCGGCTCGCGAGAAGACCCTGGCAACCGATGCCGCCCTGTACCACAAGATCAGCGCCGACAACGACGTGGCGCTGGAGCTGGTAGAAAGCAGCCCGGCAGCCAAGCATTACGCCTGA
- a CDS encoding YajG family lipoprotein → MLQRLLFGLIAVASLSLVGCAHSPQQLNPQPTLKAQLAPVGHGQPVVVRVVDGRPSQSLGTRGGMYPETSTISVSGNDVVPKLQAQAEAAVRLLGFTPTANAYNAPQLTVTLAELKYQSPKDNLYVTEATIGATFRADVRNGGRSYSGRYGASLDQRFGMAPNQDTNTQLVGDVLSDALTRMFKDPTIGQVLGQ, encoded by the coding sequence ATGTTGCAACGTCTGTTGTTCGGTTTGATCGCCGTGGCCAGCCTCAGCCTGGTCGGTTGTGCCCACAGCCCGCAACAACTCAACCCGCAACCCACGCTCAAGGCCCAGCTCGCCCCGGTCGGCCATGGCCAGCCAGTGGTGGTCCGGGTAGTTGATGGCCGCCCATCGCAGTCCCTGGGCACTCGCGGTGGCATGTACCCCGAAACCAGCACCATCAGCGTCAGCGGTAACGACGTGGTGCCCAAGCTGCAGGCTCAAGCCGAAGCCGCTGTGCGCCTGCTCGGCTTCACCCCGACGGCGAACGCCTACAACGCGCCACAGCTGACCGTGACCCTGGCCGAACTGAAATATCAGTCGCCGAAAGACAACCTGTACGTGACCGAGGCCACCATCGGCGCCACCTTCCGTGCCGACGTACGTAACGGCGGTCGCAGCTACAGCGGCCGTTACGGTGCTTCGCTGGACCAGCGTTTCGGCATGGCGCCGAATCAGGACACCAACACCCAACTGGTGGGCGACGTGCTGAGCGATGCCTTGACCCGCATGTTCAAGGACCCAACCATTGGGCAGGTGCTGGGCCAGTAA